In the Urocitellus parryii isolate mUroPar1 chromosome 12 unlocalized genomic scaffold, mUroPar1.hap1 SUPER_12_unloc_2, whole genome shotgun sequence genome, one interval contains:
- the LOC144251265 gene encoding uncharacterized protein LOC144251265 — MWLLLSGFNLEHQAHHLLAQVEDGRSSQAEPESQADRELRVPADAKVYHGLIGGVHYDFLLGETDASKSLKVKPKEFLEPSVAVASRTPAAVSSSSAVAAGSLPQATQSNECCMRKVTSSSSSLLHSSEQVEDSP; from the exons atgtggctcctcctgagtggctttaacctggagcaccaagcacaccacctgctggcccaggttgaagatggcagatcaagccaggcagagcctgagagccaggcggaccggg agctgagggtccctgctgatgcgaaagtctatcacggcctgattggaggagtgcattacgACTTTCTTCTTggagaaacagatgccagcaagtcgttgaaggtcaaaccaaaggag ttcttggaaccttctgtggcagtggcatccaggaccccagcagctgtgagcagcagctctgcagtggctgcaggatcattgccccaggccacccaaagcaatgagtgctgcatgagaaaagtcaccagtagcagctcctcactgcttcactccagcgagcaggtggaagacagcc cctga